The following are encoded in a window of Levilactobacillus namurensis genomic DNA:
- a CDS encoding glycine betaine ABC transporter substrate-binding protein, which yields MISLKKRILRYLQMATVIICLTAIVSACAKPAEYDSHKKLGPQINYTITGIEAGAGEMANTQTLLSKYKLKQANWQIMPSSTAAMISTLSKAVKNKQPIVVTGWQPHWMVAKYSLKFLKDPKHVYGNGESMRTITRKGLEKDNPGATKLLKNFHWTISMSNPVMLNINGGMNKQKAVNQFIKNHPKQVKAWTAGVPNGHGKKIKLVYTPYDYEIAATTLVTTLLKQKGYKATMQQLDVGVMWNSIANGSSDASVTAELPVTQGLYAKKYKGKYVQLRKNLKGAQTGLAVPKYMKNINTVDDLKNK from the coding sequence TCTCCGTTATTTGCAAATGGCCACAGTGATTATATGTTTGACAGCCATAGTTAGTGCTTGTGCTAAACCAGCTGAATACGACTCACATAAAAAGTTAGGACCGCAAATCAATTATACGATTACAGGGATCGAAGCTGGTGCGGGTGAAATGGCTAATACACAAACATTGTTGTCAAAATATAAGTTGAAACAGGCTAACTGGCAGATCATGCCAAGTTCTACAGCTGCGATGATTAGCACGTTATCCAAGGCAGTTAAAAATAAACAGCCTATCGTTGTTACTGGCTGGCAGCCACACTGGATGGTTGCTAAATATTCGTTGAAATTTTTAAAAGATCCAAAACATGTTTATGGTAATGGTGAATCAATGCGCACCATTACACGTAAAGGGTTGGAAAAAGATAATCCAGGTGCTACTAAGTTACTAAAGAATTTCCATTGGACAATTTCAATGTCAAATCCAGTAATGCTGAACATAAACGGTGGCATGAATAAGCAAAAAGCTGTCAATCAGTTTATTAAAAACCATCCTAAACAAGTCAAAGCATGGACAGCGGGGGTGCCAAACGGTCATGGCAAAAAAATTAAATTAGTTTATACACCATATGACTATGAAATTGCGGCAACCACTTTAGTAACGACTTTGTTGAAGCAAAAAGGATATAAAGCTACAATGCAACAGTTAGACGTGGGAGTTATGTGGAATTCGATAGCTAATGGTAGTTCTGACGCTTCCGTGACTGCTGAGTTACCAGTTACCCAAGGCTTGTATGCCAAGAAGTACAAAGGTAAGTATGTTCAATTGCGCAAAAATTTGAAGGGTGCTCAAACAGGGTTGGCAGTTCCCAAATATATGAAGAATATTAATACTGTTGATGATCTAAAAAACAAATGA
- a CDS encoding IS30 family transposase: MTYTHLTIDELATIYSFWKLGKEAYLVAPALHRSAETVYRIYRFLDAGGTIIDYQCHYRKHKQHCGRKPIQLRPDELAYIQAKTQAGWQPATIINRQERAFSCGVRTLYRLFKRGVLGLSTKDLPMHGKRHPNGYIERRGKAGQLGRDLKNRYQDYPNFNQEFGHLEGDTVQGKNHQGAVTTLVERQTKVAIVLNSHTKSAHDVNRSLAGWLSKLPRHLFKSITFDNGKEFAGWRTIANQFDLNIYFAAVGAPNQRGLNENTNGLLRKDGLRHNLIMDQLSDGFFQTVASRRNHIPRKSLGYQTPLEAFISQITDEQLKNF; encoded by the coding sequence ATGACCTATACTCATCTTACTATAGACGAACTTGCCACAATTTATTCTTTTTGGAAACTCGGTAAAGAGGCTTATCTAGTGGCCCCAGCGCTCCATCGGAGTGCTGAAACTGTGTATCGTATTTATCGGTTTCTTGACGCTGGCGGTACGATTATTGATTACCAATGCCACTATCGAAAGCATAAACAACATTGTGGGCGTAAACCAATTCAACTACGCCCTGATGAACTGGCCTATATTCAAGCCAAAACTCAAGCTGGTTGGCAACCAGCTACCATTATTAATCGCCAAGAACGGGCTTTCAGCTGTGGGGTTCGAACCCTTTACCGCCTTTTCAAACGCGGTGTTTTGGGGTTGTCGACCAAAGATTTACCGATGCACGGCAAACGGCACCCTAATGGTTACATTGAACGCCGTGGGAAAGCGGGTCAATTGGGCAGGGATTTAAAGAATCGTTATCAGGACTATCCTAATTTTAATCAAGAATTCGGCCATTTAGAAGGTGACACGGTTCAAGGTAAAAACCATCAGGGTGCGGTAACCACGCTGGTTGAACGACAAACTAAGGTCGCAATTGTGCTGAATTCGCATACCAAGTCGGCACACGATGTCAATCGTAGTTTAGCAGGATGGCTTTCGAAGCTGCCACGACACCTATTTAAGTCAATTACGTTTGACAATGGTAAGGAGTTCGCCGGTTGGCGAACCATTGCTAACCAATTTGATTTAAATATTTACTTTGCCGCTGTCGGAGCACCCAATCAACGTGGTTTAAATGAGAACACCAATGGTCTGCTGCGTAAAGATGGTTTACGTCACAATCTTATTATGGACCAGCTATCAGATGGATTTTTTCAAACAGTTGCCAGTCGACGAAACCACATCCCACGAAAAAGTTTGGGTTACCAGACACCTCTGGAAGCATTCATCAGTCAGATTACAGATGAACAGTTAAAAAATTTCTAA
- a CDS encoding recombinase family protein — MAKIDYARVSSKEQHLDRQLAALKGVDKLFTDKLSGANTNRPELQKMLAYIREGDIVLVTELDRLGRNNQDLTKIMNSIQNKGATLDVLNLPSMTGIADPNLRQLMTNLIIELYKYQAESERKRIIDRQQQGIALAKQQGKYHGRKPQYAKDDPRLQHAFKLYQTGMSDVDVARNTGIKRTTFIRYRKKFNIQR, encoded by the coding sequence ATGGCTAAAATCGATTATGCGCGTGTGAGTTCCAAGGAGCAACATTTAGATCGACAATTAGCGGCTTTAAAAGGCGTTGATAAATTATTTACGGATAAATTAAGTGGGGCTAACACTAATCGGCCAGAACTGCAAAAAATGCTGGCCTATATTCGTGAGGGTGATATTGTCCTGGTCACTGAATTAGATCGCTTAGGCAGAAACAACCAGGATTTGACTAAGATCATGAACTCCATTCAAAATAAGGGGGCCACCCTAGATGTGTTGAATTTACCGTCCATGACCGGGATTGCGGATCCCAACTTACGGCAACTGATGACCAATTTGATTATTGAACTCTACAAGTACCAAGCTGAAAGTGAACGTAAGCGGATCATTGATCGACAGCAACAAGGCATTGCGCTTGCCAAACAGCAAGGTAAATATCATGGCCGCAAACCCCAATATGCCAAAGATGATCCCCGTTTGCAACACGCTTTTAAGCTTTATCAAACGGGTATGAGTGATGTAGATGTTGCCCGTAATACAGGGATTAAACGGACGACCTTTATCAGATATCGAAAGAAATTCAATATACAAAGATGA
- the pgmB gene encoding beta-phosphoglucomutase produces the protein MAKFSDIKGFAFDLDGVIADTARFHGEAWHQTADEVGTTWTPELAEGLKGISRMASLQMILDAGDHADDFSQADKEALAEKKNHNYQQLISTLTEDDVLPGMKDFIQSAMAAGYKMSVASASKNAPMILDHLGLTEYFVDIVDPATLTKGKPDPEIFVRAAEVLHLDPENVIGLEDSAAGISSINGAGETSLAVGISDVLSGADLNFESTSEVTLANIEAKMQ, from the coding sequence ATGGCTAAATTTTCAGATATTAAAGGTTTTGCCTTTGATTTAGATGGCGTTATTGCTGACACGGCGCGCTTTCATGGTGAAGCTTGGCATCAAACAGCTGATGAGGTTGGCACAACTTGGACACCAGAATTGGCTGAAGGTTTGAAGGGCATCAGTCGCATGGCTTCCTTGCAAATGATTTTGGATGCTGGGGATCATGCCGATGATTTTTCTCAAGCAGATAAAGAAGCATTAGCAGAAAAGAAAAATCATAATTATCAACAACTCATTTCAACATTGACGGAAGATGATGTTTTACCTGGCATGAAAGATTTCATTCAATCAGCTATGGCAGCCGGCTATAAAATGTCGGTAGCTTCAGCCTCTAAAAATGCACCAATGATTCTAGATCATTTGGGATTAACTGAGTATTTTGTTGACATTGTTGATCCCGCCACTTTGACAAAGGGAAAACCTGATCCTGAAATCTTCGTTCGTGCTGCGGAAGTCTTACATTTAGATCCAGAAAATGTCATTGGATTGGAAGATTCAGCTGCTGGAATTTCCTCAATCAATGGCGCAGGTGAAACATCACTAGCAGTTGGTATTTCAGATGTGTTGTCAGGAGCGGATCTGAATTTTGAGTCTACTTCAGAAGTGACATTAGCAAATATTGAAGCTAAAATGCAATAG
- a CDS encoding chloride channel protein — translation MIQLVKEKFDVTHLRFVLLGLLVGLMSGTVVSLFRYCIEIGLHYSRLVYRYLRIAPFVWWKWALLIGINLGLALIVARLLKREPYIAGSGIPQVEGQLAGELEMHWWSILWRKFIGGILALGPGLFLGREGPAIQLSASVGQGFASEFKLSGTDRRLLIASGAAAGLAAAFNAPIAGTLFVLEEIYHNFSPLVWLTALAGAIGSNFISLNVFGLVPVLHLSYSRSLPVSNYWHLILLGIVLGLFGYLYQRVLLVMPRWYHQLTHLPRPIQGIVPFLLVILVGYFSPNLLGGGNGLILGFGQHVPPLFVLIAIFIIRFVFSMISYGSGLPGGIFLPILSLGAVIGAVYGVLMNQLGLLSHVYIMNLIIFSMAGYFAGIGKAPFTAILLVTEMVGNLTHLMPLAVISLTAYLVVDLLGGAPIYEALLKQMTMPKTVQQLHRPDYLEIPVFFGSPLNGKMVRDMPWPKEALLIGIRRGEQEVIPHGDTLIHEGDTLVLLTDTTQRPQVKQRIDALLATLEKKHQD, via the coding sequence TTGATACAGCTTGTAAAAGAAAAATTTGACGTTACTCATTTGCGATTTGTTTTACTCGGCCTGCTTGTGGGTTTAATGAGTGGCACCGTTGTTAGCTTATTTCGCTATTGTATTGAGATAGGGCTGCACTATAGTCGATTGGTATATAGATACTTACGAATCGCGCCGTTTGTTTGGTGGAAATGGGCATTGTTGATAGGCATCAACCTTGGTTTAGCGTTAATTGTGGCTCGACTTCTCAAGAGAGAACCTTATATCGCTGGTTCTGGAATTCCGCAAGTTGAAGGTCAATTGGCTGGTGAATTGGAAATGCACTGGTGGTCAATTCTTTGGCGAAAATTTATCGGTGGTATTCTGGCATTGGGACCTGGATTATTTCTCGGACGAGAAGGACCAGCGATTCAATTAAGTGCGTCAGTTGGTCAAGGTTTCGCTTCTGAGTTTAAGTTATCAGGAACTGATCGCCGACTACTAATTGCATCAGGCGCCGCTGCTGGATTAGCAGCAGCGTTTAATGCCCCCATTGCTGGAACTCTATTTGTCTTAGAAGAGATTTACCATAATTTTTCACCGCTGGTTTGGTTAACAGCATTAGCCGGAGCAATTGGTTCAAATTTTATTTCGCTGAATGTTTTCGGACTTGTTCCCGTGTTACATTTAAGTTATTCACGTAGTTTACCAGTATCAAATTATTGGCACTTAATTTTACTCGGCATTGTTTTGGGATTATTTGGTTACTTATATCAACGGGTCTTGTTAGTTATGCCTAGGTGGTATCATCAATTGACACATTTGCCACGCCCAATACAAGGTATCGTACCATTTCTGCTGGTAATTTTAGTTGGTTACTTTTCGCCAAATTTACTCGGTGGTGGTAATGGCTTAATTTTGGGATTTGGCCAGCATGTTCCACCTTTGTTTGTACTAATTGCAATTTTTATTATACGATTCGTCTTTTCAATGATTTCATATGGTTCCGGATTACCTGGCGGTATTTTCTTGCCGATTCTTTCTTTAGGTGCTGTGATTGGTGCGGTTTATGGCGTCTTAATGAATCAATTAGGATTATTATCGCATGTCTATATCATGAACCTAATCATTTTTTCCATGGCCGGTTACTTTGCTGGAATCGGAAAAGCTCCCTTCACAGCTATCTTGCTGGTAACAGAAATGGTTGGCAATTTAACACATTTAATGCCATTAGCAGTCATATCGTTAACTGCCTACCTTGTTGTTGATTTATTAGGCGGTGCACCAATCTATGAAGCATTGCTTAAGCAGATGACAATGCCTAAAACTGTTCAGCAACTTCATCGACCTGATTATTTGGAAATACCGGTTTTCTTTGGCAGTCCCTTAAACGGCAAAATGGTCCGAGACATGCCATGGCCTAAAGAAGCACTGCTCATTGGAATCCGGCGTGGCGAACAAGAAGTGATTCCACATGGTGACACCTTGATTCATGAAGGTGATACGTTAGTACTGTTAACTGATACAACCCAACGACCCCAAGTTAAACAACGGATTGATGCATTATTAGCAACCTTAGAAAAAAAGCACCAAGACTAA
- a CDS encoding putative holin-like toxin: MSVFQALSLMLLFGTFLIALLSYIDKHHK; encoded by the coding sequence ATGAGCGTCTTCCAGGCACTCTCGTTGATGTTGCTGTTTGGCACGTTTTTAATCGCGCTACTCAGCTATATCGACAAGCACCACAAATAA